The nucleotide sequence CGTCATCCATCGCCTTCGCCATCGGCACGCTGCGGCTCATCGACGCGGCGTCGCCGCCTTCCGCGAGCAGCCACTTGCCTTCGGGTTTCACGCCGGCTTCGTCGAGCAGCACCGCGAGCGGCACGCCGGCCCAGTCGCTGCACGAAACCAAGCCATGAACGCCGCCGGCCGTTTGCTGCGGCGGCTCCGCGTTGTTTTGGGCAGCGCTGTTGCCCGAGCACTCGAGGAACTGGATGCGCGACACCAGCGGATAACGCGCGAGCGCCTCCATGCTGAAGATCAGCGGCCGCTCGACGAGGCCGTGGATCAGCACCTGATGTTGATCGGGGTCGATGTCGGGCACGCCGCTGTGGTGCCGTTCGAAGTGCAGCGAGCTCGGCGTAATGATGCCTTCGAGCGCTTCGAGCGGCGTGCGCGAGCCGCCGGTGCCCGTCGTGCTCGGCGTCGCATTGACGGTACGGAGCACCCGCGCCTCGTGCGGCGAGCGTTCGCCGTACGCGCGCATCGGCATGCCGGGCGTCTTCATCCATGCCGGCACCTCGGGAGGCGCAGCGCGCGCAGTCAACAGAGTGGCGCCCGCGAGCGCCGCGGCGCCGCCTTGCAGGAACAGGCGTCGATGCAGCAAGCCGTTGCCGGCTACCGTCTCGAGTGAATCGAGCGTTGGTCGCTTCGTCATGAGATGAATCCTTACGTTTGGCTCACTGTCCCGCGGGAATCGTCGGCGCCGGACCGATGCCCTTGATCTCGACGATCGCCTCAACGTCTTTGGCGCCGTCGTAGTGAATCTCGCCGGCGGGATGCAGCAT is from Gemmatimonadaceae bacterium and encodes:
- the soxC gene encoding sulfite dehydrogenase, which codes for MTKRPTLDSLETVAGNGLLHRRLFLQGGAAALAGATLLTARAAPPEVPAWMKTPGMPMRAYGERSPHEARVLRTVNATPSTTGTGGSRTPLEALEGIITPSSLHFERHHSGVPDIDPDQHQVLIHGLVERPLIFSMEALARYPLVSRIQFLECSGNSAAQNNAEPPQQTAGGVHGLVSCSDWAGVPLAVLLDEAGVKPEGKWLLAEGGDAASMSRSVPMAKAMDDAILALYQNGERLRPEQGYPVRLFLPGYEGNMNVKWLRRIKVTAEPTMTKDETSKYSDLLPNGRAKLFTFPMEVKSVITSPSGMQTMQGAGLYQISGVAWSGFGRIRRVEISADGGKSFAQAALDGPALPKAFTRFRMPWRWDGSPSVLMSRAVDETGAVQPTRAALMAARGAQFRYHYNAIQSWSVAAGGAVSNVYV